ATACACCTAACCTTGATTTCTTCCAGGATATGGTAAAGCAGCTTATTATCGAAAATGGTAAAGCTGTCGGTGTAGTCACTTCTTTAGGAATAGAGATAAGATCCAACTCTGTAGTTCTTACAAATGGTACTTTCTTAAATGGTTTGATCCACGTTGGAGATAAGCAATTGGGAGGTGGAAGAATGGGTGAACCGAGAGCTTTTGGAATCACAGAGCAATTGGTTTCTTTAGGTTTTGAAGCAGGAAGAATGAAGACCGGTACCCCACCCCGCGTAGACGGAAGAAGTCTTGATTATTCCAAAATGGAAGAACAGAAAGGCGATGAAAATCCTCAAAAGTTCAGCTATCTTGACACTCCGAAATTGACAAAACAATTAAGCTGTCATATCGTTTATACCAATGAAACAGTACACGATATTTTACGTGAAGGATTCGACAGAAGTCCAATGTTTAATGGTACGATTCAAAGTTTAGGACCAAGGTATTGTCCAAGTATTGAAGATAAGATCAATCGTTTTGCAGAGAGAAACAGGCACCAGTTATTTGTAGAACCTGAAGGCTGGAAAACCGTGGAAATCTACGTTAACGGATTCAGCTCTTCTCTTCCGGAGGATGTTCAGATCAAAGCAATGAAACATATTCCGGGATTTGAGAATGTAAAAGTTTTCCGCCCCGGCTATGCGATTGAATATGATTACTTCCCTCCTACCCAACTAAAGCATACCTTAGAGACAAAATTGATCGATAATTTATACTTTGCCGGGCAGATTAACGGAACAACAGGATATGAAGAAGCAGCAGGACAAGGGTTGATTGCTGGGATTAACGCTCACAATAAAGTACACGAAAAAGACGAATTTATTTTAAACAGAGATGAAGCCTATATTGGTGTTTTAGTAGACGATTTGATTACGAAAGGTACAGAAGAACCTTACAGAATGTTTACTTCAAGAGCAGAATACAGACTTCTTTTGAGACAGGATAA
The sequence above is a segment of the Chryseobacterium sp. MYb264 genome. Coding sequences within it:
- the mnmG gene encoding tRNA uridine-5-carboxymethylaminomethyl(34) synthesis enzyme MnmG gives rise to the protein MISEIYDVIVVGAGHAGCEAAAAAANLGSRTLLVTMNMQTIGQMSCNPAMGGIAKGQIVREIDAMGGYSGIVADKSAIQFKMLNLSKGPAMWSPRTQNDRMLFAEEWRLALENTPNLDFFQDMVKQLIIENGKAVGVVTSLGIEIRSNSVVLTNGTFLNGLIHVGDKQLGGGRMGEPRAFGITEQLVSLGFEAGRMKTGTPPRVDGRSLDYSKMEEQKGDENPQKFSYLDTPKLTKQLSCHIVYTNETVHDILREGFDRSPMFNGTIQSLGPRYCPSIEDKINRFAERNRHQLFVEPEGWKTVEIYVNGFSSSLPEDVQIKAMKHIPGFENVKVFRPGYAIEYDYFPPTQLKHTLETKLIDNLYFAGQINGTTGYEEAAGQGLIAGINAHNKVHEKDEFILNRDEAYIGVLVDDLITKGTEEPYRMFTSRAEYRLLLRQDNADIRLTQRAFDLGLAKEDRLKRVEEKVSKSQELESFLRETSLKPGVINPILETIESSPVDQAYRAAQILTRPNMTLEKLDEIDFIKEFSSSYDDEIREQAEVNIKYKGYIEKEKENVAKLNRLENIKIPEDFDYKAISSLSAEAKQKMSNVRPKTIAQAGRISGVSPADINVLLVYLGR